The stretch of DNA GCGCTACACGATCGATCCCGCGGACGTCGACGCGCTGCGCGGCGTGGACGGAATCTCGAGCATCCAGATCACGTTCGACGAGACGATCCTCCCCGAGCACCATGCGATGCCGCCGGGGGGCTTTCGGATCGCGATCGTGAACTGCTGGGATCTGCGGGCGGGATTGCTCGTGCGCGCGGCCCTGCGGCGGCTGTTCCGGAGCACGACACGGGCCGCAGGAACGTCCGCCGTTCCGCGACGATGAAGCGCTGCTCTTCGGCAAACTGGATGTTGGCGGCCGCCTCGGGGTTCGTCCGTAGCAGTCCGCGATACGCTTCATAGGCCGCCAAACTCTGGAACGAGATCAGGCCGTACGCCACGTCGTTCGTCCCTTCATGAGGCATCCAATACCCGATGAGGTCGCCGCCGCATTTCGGAATGATCGTCAGCCAGCGGCGCGCGTACGTTTCGAACGCATCCCGTTTGTGCGGCTCGAGCCGATACCGGATGAACACTGTGATCGCCATGTGCCCCCCCCGGTGTGATCAGGCGTGCGCCGCGGCGATGGCACGGCGCACATCGGCCACGGTCCGTTCCACGTCGTCGTCCGTAGTCCGCCAGTTGCAGACAGATACCCGCATCACGCGCATCCCGCGCCACGCGGCGCCGCCGAACCAGGCCTCGCCGCTTGCCTGGATGCGCAGGATCACGCCGTCGGTGGCACGGTCGTGGTCCCCGTCGGTGGCCGGGAATCGCACCAGTCCCTGGTTGATGACCGGCGCGGCGACGATCTCCGCGCCGGGGAGCGCCCCGATCTCTGTGACGAGACGCGCGGCATGTGCGCAGCAGCGGTCCACGATCGCGCCGATTCCCGAACGGCCCAGCGCCCGAATCACAGCGTAGACCGGAAACGCGCGGCCGCGGCGCGACCACTCCCGGTTCCAATCCTTCTGGCTCCGGACGTCCCCGTGCGGGACCGAATAGCTCGTACCTTGCGCGAACGCCGCCCGGTGGGCCGGCGGGTGCGCGACAAAGACGAGACCGGAGTCAAACGGCACGTTGAGCCACTTGTGGGCATCGGTGGCCCAGGAGTCCGCGAGGTCCGCGCCGTTGAGCAGATGACGGTAACGCCCGCCGGTGGCCACCCAGAGGCCAAACGCCCCGTCGACCCATGCACCGGCCTCATGAGCCACCGAACACGCGCGTTCAAACGGATCGAACACGCCGGTATTCAGATCACCCGCCTGGAGGCAGAGGACCGTTGGGCGGTCGCCGGCCCGGCTGAGTGCGTCCTCGAGCGCGCCGGCATCCATGCCGCCGGCGGCGCCCCGGACAGGCCCCGGCGCTCGACGTCCCAGCCGCGGTCCCACAGCAGCTTGTGCCTGGCGGCCGCCAGCGCCGTCGTATGCGCCATCTGGCACCCCGTCACGAAGGCGAAGGACGCCGATGGCGGAATGCCGAGCAACTCTCGCAACCAGCTGCCGCAGACCTCCTCGACCACGGCCTCGGCCGGGGACGTGAGATTGGAGGCGGCGTTCTGGTCCCAGGTGGACGTCAGCCAATCCGCCCC from bacterium encodes:
- a CDS encoding pyridoxal-dependent decarboxylase; this translates as MDAGALEDALSRAGDRPTVLCLQAGDLNTGVFDPFERACSVAHEAGAWVDGAFGLWVATGGRYRHLLNGADLADSWATDAHKWLNVPFDSGLVFVAHPPAHRAAFAQGTSYSVPHGDVRSQKDWNREWSRRGRAFPVYAVIRALGRSGIGAIVDRCCAHAARLVTEIGALPGAEIVAAPVINQGLVRFPATDGDHDRATDGVILRIQASGEAWFGGAAWRGMRVMRVSVCNWRTTDDDVERTVADVRRAIAAAHA
- a CDS encoding pyridoxal-dependent decarboxylase; its protein translation is MDNVLDVAVAHAAEYLETAPSRPVAATATVGDLRRRLGKPLPETGTDAEEILHDLVRDVEGGLVGSTTGRFFGWVIGGTLPVALGADWLTSTWDQNAASNLTSPAEAVVEEVCGSWLRELLGIPPSASFAFVTGCQMAHTTALAAARHKLLWDRGWDVERRGLSGAPPAAWMPARSRTHSAGPATAQRSSASRRVI